A genomic segment from Nodularia sphaerocarpa UHCC 0038 encodes:
- a CDS encoding dihydrolipoyl dehydrogenase family protein, with amino-acid sequence MTIDYDLVIIGGTLAGRYAALVATQLKATVALVESQVNYEFSQQQALSEIAKIVHNMNDVAGLGIHTTQADTCDKCQASVTWKEAKRYTDGVVSNIEEQNSLANLAALGVDVILGSGQFESLPHLAFAVNQRLLRGRTYLLASGSVRGVPEIEGLQTTSYLTLSNIWRSLNQATLPQNWVIIGGVPQSIEVAQTLARLGCSVTLAVKSPSILPYADSEIAHLLQAQLEVDGVRVLTEKPVIQVKLIAGKKWVQAGDKAIETDEILVATNQEPNVEFLNLAAVGVKWRQRRLVVNDKLQTTNHRIYACGDVIGGYDFTNVANYEARIAVKNALFFPRLRVNYQCIPWALNSHPTLAEVGLTEAQAKRQFKPDEVLVLRQYYKSVTAAQLRDETTGICKLIVLRNGEILGASILGAEAGELINLIALAMSEKIPVKQLANLSAVYPSFSEIIENTAREWGQQKLNSNSGLQDFLEGFFHFRRDWNL; translated from the coding sequence ATGACAATTGATTATGATTTAGTAATTATTGGTGGTACTCTAGCTGGACGCTATGCAGCCTTAGTAGCGACTCAACTCAAGGCTACTGTGGCTTTGGTGGAGTCTCAAGTAAATTATGAATTTAGTCAACAGCAAGCATTGAGCGAAATCGCCAAAATCGTTCATAACATGAATGATGTCGCTGGTTTGGGTATTCACACTACACAAGCTGATACTTGCGACAAATGTCAAGCATCCGTGACATGGAAAGAAGCCAAGCGGTATACTGACGGCGTTGTGTCCAATATCGAAGAACAGAACTCTCTGGCTAATTTAGCCGCCCTTGGTGTCGATGTGATTCTTGGCAGTGGTCAATTTGAATCTTTACCCCATTTAGCCTTTGCTGTCAATCAACGCCTGCTACGGGGGCGTACTTATTTATTAGCTAGTGGTTCTGTGCGAGGCGTTCCCGAAATTGAAGGATTACAAACCACAAGCTACTTAACTTTATCTAATATTTGGCGATCGCTCAACCAAGCAACCTTACCCCAAAATTGGGTAATTATTGGCGGTGTTCCCCAAAGCATTGAAGTAGCTCAAACCCTGGCGCGGTTGGGTTGTAGCGTAACTTTGGCAGTTAAATCTCCATCTATTCTGCCTTATGCTGACTCAGAAATTGCCCACCTGCTGCAAGCACAGTTAGAAGTTGATGGTGTGCGTGTTCTCACTGAAAAACCAGTAATTCAAGTAAAATTAATTGCTGGTAAAAAGTGGGTACAAGCCGGAGATAAAGCAATTGAAACTGATGAAATTTTAGTAGCAACAAACCAAGAACCAAACGTTGAGTTTCTCAATTTGGCGGCTGTGGGCGTAAAATGGCGGCAGCGTCGCTTAGTTGTCAATGATAAATTACAAACCACAAACCACCGCATTTATGCCTGTGGTGATGTGATTGGTGGTTATGATTTTACCAATGTTGCTAATTATGAAGCGAGAATTGCTGTAAAAAATGCCCTGTTTTTTCCTAGATTAAGGGTAAATTATCAGTGCATACCTTGGGCGCTCAATTCTCATCCCACATTGGCGGAAGTGGGTTTGACTGAGGCGCAAGCAAAACGCCAATTTAAACCAGATGAAGTTTTAGTTTTGCGACAATATTATAAATCAGTTACAGCAGCCCAACTGCGGGACGAAACTACAGGTATATGTAAATTAATTGTACTCCGCAATGGGGAAATTTTGGGTGCTTCTATATTGGGGGCGGAAGCGGGGGAGTTAATTAATTTAATTGCTTTGGCGATGTCTGAAAAAATTCCAGTTAAGCAATTAGCAAATTTATCTGCTGTCTATCCCAGTTTTTCAGAAATTATCGAAAACACAGCTAGAGAGTGGGGTCAGCAAAAGTTAAATAGCAATTCTGGGTTACAAGATTTTCTGGAAGGCTTCTTTCATTTTCGCCGTGACTGGAATTTGTGA
- a CDS encoding DUF3685 domain-containing protein produces the protein MSNRPLKLLLIDQDPIFRLGLRVALSALPDIEVVSEAETDTTALQILAELAQQDPNQVNLVVLELGNGRSISSQQHGLQLCQQLKIQYPQLPVLLLSSVQEPGLLLAVQAAGVNGYCPKGTPISQLIAAMEAVADNGFYWFPERRSVESTTHQPITPSPILPLARLRKNWYLSGIGYIEASLAEVTTQLQTPGLPLIDRAVFAGQRRELLAARSLLTLLLVSPQERQQEESISAPPKPPVKPSLSSAIVPLELQQLPTSPPLLSPRSLQSDLFSLCVTKLQLSLQNVTDVALEIDIFREDKKRELLYLTLQKLAQKLDELRVPQVTIAQLQDIKDSILYDLWQAVITDYFGKFYRVQVSNQNIEVVNLLLQNYRVIQTEIFDKIPLVVELFAYLVFQTDLHIDNTCYCAGSPEAKSQALIILENLLIQVANGVVQPLLNSLADVEEIKENYYDRRLISTREIERFRNELSWKYRLNKYINEPKAMFESSYELFVLAPRGIAKTSLYAPRSQELAKLSGIPLLVTLTLEFRDAIAPRLKSLLAVVGSGIVFLLTKIVGRGLGLIGRGILQGIGSVSFTEKNFKRNSERPK, from the coding sequence ATTGACCAAGACCCCATATTTCGCTTAGGACTACGGGTAGCATTGTCAGCATTACCTGACATCGAAGTGGTATCGGAGGCAGAAACAGATACAACGGCTTTGCAGATATTAGCAGAATTGGCTCAACAAGACCCCAATCAAGTCAATTTGGTAGTTTTAGAATTAGGCAACGGTCGCTCAATTTCCAGTCAACAGCATGGGTTACAACTTTGTCAACAACTCAAAATTCAATACCCTCAATTACCAGTGTTGCTACTTAGTTCGGTTCAAGAACCAGGATTACTGTTAGCAGTTCAGGCTGCTGGTGTTAATGGCTACTGTCCTAAAGGTACTCCCATTTCTCAATTAATCGCGGCTATGGAAGCAGTCGCAGATAATGGTTTTTATTGGTTTCCTGAACGGCGAAGCGTAGAATCAACTACTCATCAGCCCATCACCCCATCGCCTATTCTACCCTTGGCTAGGCTGCGGAAAAATTGGTATTTGTCAGGAATTGGTTACATTGAAGCAAGTTTAGCCGAAGTGACGACGCAATTACAAACCCCTGGATTACCATTAATAGATCGAGCCGTTTTCGCTGGACAACGACGGGAACTGTTAGCAGCTCGTTCGTTATTGACTCTGTTATTAGTTTCACCACAGGAAAGACAACAGGAAGAATCAATTTCTGCGCCTCCGAAACCCCCTGTAAAGCCTTCCTTAAGTAGTGCCATTGTGCCATTGGAGTTACAACAACTACCAACGTCGCCGCCTCTACTTAGCCCGCGATCGCTCCAATCTGATCTATTCTCATTATGTGTGACCAAATTACAATTATCTTTACAAAATGTCACCGATGTAGCTTTAGAAATTGACATTTTTCGTGAAGATAAAAAACGGGAATTACTATATTTAACGCTGCAAAAACTGGCGCAAAAACTTGATGAATTGCGTGTTCCTCAAGTGACAATTGCTCAACTACAAGACATTAAAGACAGCATATTATATGATTTATGGCAAGCAGTAATTACAGATTATTTTGGTAAATTTTATCGAGTGCAAGTAAGTAACCAGAATATAGAAGTCGTTAATTTACTCCTGCAAAATTATCGAGTTATCCAAACAGAGATTTTTGATAAAATTCCCTTAGTTGTAGAATTATTTGCTTATTTGGTATTTCAGACAGATTTGCACATTGATAATACTTGTTATTGTGCCGGTAGCCCTGAAGCTAAATCCCAAGCATTAATAATTTTAGAAAATCTATTAATTCAGGTAGCCAATGGTGTAGTTCAACCACTGCTCAACTCTTTAGCAGATGTGGAAGAAATTAAAGAAAATTATTATGACCGCAGATTAATTTCTACAAGAGAAATAGAACGCTTTCGTAATGAGTTGTCATGGAAATATCGTTTAAACAAGTATATTAATGAGCCGAAAGCTATGTTTGAAAGTAGCTATGAGCTATTTGTATTAGCACCGCGCGGTATTGCTAAAACTTCACTTTATGCTCCCCGTAGTCAGGAATTAGCAAAACTTTCTGGTATTCCCCTATTAGTCACATTAACACTAGAATTTCGTGATGCGATCGCACCCCGGTTAAAATCATTATTAGCAGTTGTCGGTAGTGGTATTGTTTTTCTACTCACAAAAATAGTTGGTCGAGGTTTAGGTTTAATCGGTCGTGGTATCCTACAAGGAATTGGCAGCGTATCCTTTACAGAAAAGAATTTTAAGCGCAATAGTGAGCGCCCAAAGTGA
- a CDS encoding HU family DNA-binding protein, translating into MNKGELVDAVSEKASVTKKQADAVLTAALETIIEAVSSGDKVTLVGFGSFESRERKAREGRNPKTNEKMEIPATRVPAFSAGKLFREKVAPPKEPKEVKE; encoded by the coding sequence ATGAACAAGGGTGAATTAGTTGATGCTGTGTCTGAAAAGGCTAGTGTTACCAAAAAACAAGCGGATGCTGTTTTAACTGCGGCTTTGGAAACGATTATCGAAGCTGTTTCTTCTGGCGATAAGGTCACGCTCGTAGGATTTGGCTCTTTTGAATCACGGGAACGCAAGGCTCGTGAAGGTCGTAACCCCAAAACCAATGAAAAGATGGAAATCCCCGCCACCAGGGTTCCTGCTTTCTCTGCTGGTAAGCTGTTTAGAGAAAAGGTTGCACCCCCAAAAGAACCCAAAGAAGTAAAAGAATAG
- the pilM gene encoding type IV pilus assembly protein PilM, whose translation MVKSINNLLTKFYKGVGIELAPERVNVVQLRKQRQGLKLQSLTSVPVPEGVIIDGQIIDISTMAELIQQALAQSKIKTSRVATAIPGQHSIVRLIPIPAELDDKEIREMVLNHEAGLYLPYPREEADVDYQKLGYFVDEEGIEKVQVLLVATRKDVTDSYLNTFEQAGLEVDILEINSFALIRTIRDQLRRFGMQEAAVLVDIEFDSTEIAIVINGVPQFSRSVPIGTYQMQMALSRAMSLPTSRDMDLLQGMVIPPNPIDGGQTGVTEINPSMAALLRVLGELTDELRRSIDFYLNQSENLEVVQIFLAGPGGGLQQLDEFFTQRLGLPTVQIDPIGSLSLQVDEAKYPLAQRSGLGIILGLGMREV comes from the coding sequence GTGGTGAAAAGCATCAACAATCTGTTGACCAAATTTTATAAAGGGGTGGGCATTGAACTTGCACCAGAACGGGTGAATGTAGTTCAGCTACGCAAGCAGCGCCAAGGCTTGAAATTACAATCCCTGACATCGGTACCGGTTCCCGAAGGGGTAATTATCGATGGTCAAATTATCGACATCTCCACAATGGCGGAATTAATTCAGCAAGCACTAGCCCAGAGTAAAATCAAAACTTCTCGTGTGGCTACTGCTATACCAGGACAACATTCCATAGTGCGTCTGATACCAATACCGGCTGAGTTGGACGACAAAGAAATACGGGAGATGGTGTTAAACCATGAAGCTGGCTTGTATTTACCCTATCCCCGTGAAGAAGCTGATGTGGATTATCAAAAACTTGGGTATTTTGTAGATGAGGAGGGCATTGAGAAAGTACAGGTGTTGTTAGTTGCCACCCGCAAGGATGTCACAGATAGCTATCTTAATACTTTTGAACAGGCAGGATTGGAAGTCGATATTTTAGAGATTAACAGTTTTGCCCTGATTCGGACTATTCGTGATCAACTGCGGCGATTCGGGATGCAAGAGGCGGCGGTATTAGTTGATATAGAGTTCGACAGTACAGAGATAGCCATTGTGATTAATGGCGTGCCGCAATTTTCGCGCAGCGTGCCTATTGGTACTTATCAAATGCAAATGGCTCTTTCTAGGGCGATGAGTTTACCTACATCACGTGATATGGATTTGTTACAGGGGATGGTGATTCCCCCAAATCCTATTGATGGTGGGCAGACTGGAGTAACTGAAATCAATCCTAGTATGGCAGCTTTGTTGAGAGTTTTGGGAGAACTCACAGATGAGCTGCGCCGTTCTATCGATTTTTACCTAAATCAAAGTGAAAACCTGGAAGTGGTGCAGATTTTCTTAGCAGGACCAGGAGGTGGACTGCAACAGCTAGATGAGTTTTTCACTCAAAGATTGGGCTTACCAACTGTCCAAATTGATCCGATTGGATCTTTGTCTTTGCAAGTTGATGAAGCAAAATACCCCTTAGCACAACGTTCTGGGTTAGGGATAATACTTGGTCTAGGAATGCGGGAGGTGTGA
- the cobD gene encoding threonine-phosphate decarboxylase CobD, with amino-acid sequence MRQPVHGGNLVWAAALAGCPPEAIVDFSASISPLGPPHCAIAAIYSQVGNLRHYPDPDYSDLRLALGRFHQLRPEWILPGNGSAELLTLAGRELANLSATTLITPAFSDYYRTLTAYNAKILEFPLSLNGEWEMGNEMEKFLPPSPQPPAPQPLPPSASSGLLLNNPHNPTGRLFSREAILPYLEEYALVVVDEAFMDFVPPDAEQSLIGVVQEYPNLVVLRSLTKFYSLPGLRLGYAIAHPERLSLWQSWRDPWPVNTLAAAAAVAAIQDEEFQQLTWKWLTPARNQLFQGLASIPGLQPLEGAANFLLVESQQSVLQLQKKLLQHHQILIRDCLSFKELGDRFFRVAVRSESDNQRLLKALSSITVD; translated from the coding sequence ATGCGGCAACCAGTTCACGGCGGAAATTTAGTTTGGGCAGCAGCATTAGCTGGTTGTCCACCTGAAGCTATTGTGGATTTTTCTGCCAGCATCAGTCCATTGGGGCCACCTCATTGTGCGATCGCCGCTATTTATTCTCAAGTTGGTAATCTTAGACACTATCCTGATCCAGATTACAGTGACCTAAGACTTGCTCTGGGTCGCTTTCATCAACTACGTCCTGAGTGGATTCTGCCGGGCAATGGTTCAGCAGAATTACTGACTTTAGCAGGTAGAGAGTTAGCAAATTTATCCGCAACAACTTTAATTACTCCAGCCTTTAGCGATTATTACCGTACCCTAACGGCATACAACGCTAAAATTCTGGAGTTTCCCCTTTCTTTGAATGGGGAGTGGGAAATGGGAAATGAGATGGAAAAATTTCTTCCCCCCAGCCCCCAGCCCCCAGCCCCCCAGCCTCTTCCCCCATCCGCAAGTTCTGGATTATTGCTGAATAATCCCCACAATCCTACGGGGAGGTTATTCTCACGAGAGGCGATTTTGCCTTATTTGGAGGAATACGCTTTGGTGGTGGTGGATGAGGCGTTTATGGATTTTGTGCCTCCTGATGCGGAACAAAGCCTGATTGGGGTGGTGCAGGAATATCCAAATTTAGTAGTATTGCGATCGCTCACCAAATTTTACAGTCTACCAGGACTAAGATTAGGATATGCGATCGCACACCCTGAGCGTCTTTCTCTATGGCAATCATGGCGTGACCCCTGGCCTGTCAATACCCTGGCGGCGGCCGCAGCAGTTGCAGCAATCCAAGACGAAGAGTTTCAACAGCTTACCTGGAAATGGCTAACACCGGCACGAAACCAACTTTTTCAAGGTTTAGCCTCAATTCCCGGTTTACAGCCTCTAGAAGGCGCTGCTAACTTCTTACTGGTGGAGTCACAGCAATCGGTTTTGCAGTTACAAAAAAAATTACTCCAGCATCACCAAATTTTAATTCGTGATTGCCTGAGTTTTAAAGAATTAGGCGATCGCTTTTTCCGGGTTGCTGTCCGTTCCGAGTCTGATAATCAACGTTTATTAAAAGCGTTATCTTCAATTACGGTTGACTGA
- a CDS encoding PilN domain-containing protein — MYSLDVNFLKDRAEHQEKAKKRSQFKLPIDDFTPLYVGLAIGLCFPAFFGASWWFLQGKNTQLEQQIAQLDQENKNLEVEIGNINKIREETKQVQAQTQGLVTVFDQIRPWSAMLQDLRDRIPATVQIETLKQIEPTAAAAGKPAANAAGVLEITGFARSFNDVNDFLLTLQQSQFLQSSDSRITTASLVDAPLPPGSNQSANDVKIKLPQVVKYTIESSLSDVPASELIRELEKKGTVGLVSRIRSMQELGVISK; from the coding sequence ATGTACAGTTTAGATGTTAATTTTCTTAAAGATCGCGCAGAACACCAAGAAAAGGCGAAAAAACGCAGCCAATTTAAACTGCCAATTGACGATTTTACGCCATTGTATGTGGGATTGGCTATTGGTCTGTGTTTCCCGGCTTTTTTCGGGGCTAGTTGGTGGTTTTTGCAGGGGAAAAATACTCAATTGGAGCAGCAGATCGCACAATTAGACCAAGAAAACAAGAACTTAGAAGTTGAAATTGGGAATATTAACAAAATCCGGGAGGAGACAAAACAAGTTCAAGCGCAAACACAGGGTTTAGTGACAGTGTTTGATCAGATTCGTCCTTGGTCTGCTATGTTACAAGATTTGCGCGATCGCATACCAGCCACAGTGCAAATTGAAACCCTGAAGCAAATTGAACCCACCGCAGCAGCAGCAGGAAAGCCCGCAGCTAATGCGGCTGGAGTCTTGGAAATTACAGGCTTTGCTCGTTCTTTCAACGATGTCAATGATTTTCTCTTGACTCTGCAACAGTCTCAATTCTTGCAATCCTCCGACAGCAGAATTACCACAGCCAGCTTAGTAGATGCACCATTACCACCAGGTAGTAATCAATCTGCTAATGATGTAAAAATTAAACTACCTCAAGTAGTAAAATATACGATTGAATCAAGCTTGAGTGATGTTCCAGCTTCTGAGTTAATCCGGGAATTAGAGAAAAAAGGCACAGTGGGATTAGTCAGTAGAATTCGCAGTATGCAAGAATTAGGAGTCATTTCCAAATGA
- a CDS encoding pilus assembly protein PilO: protein MTMSQDFNFGDQGGEFGSETPAYPVAFGITFTPKIIGIVVGLLGVAGGAYILLNMVMPAWETYQQLQGQANDLQGQVEQKKASVQQIGQVKAELAQAKQQTIQVLSLFADEKTLDTLLLDINRLVESGNAQVSANAVRAKLQKFEPDSGRAEPINDGSFGTLVDGKLKRSSIKVEIEGTFEQTQSIMRNIERLQPLLIVKDYQGRLSPESPTNSSEEEEFIRVGPAAITTSFELQALMPLNSEEVAAKAKEAEAAATPK, encoded by the coding sequence ATGACAATGAGTCAAGATTTTAATTTTGGTGATCAAGGCGGGGAATTCGGTTCAGAAACACCAGCCTACCCCGTGGCTTTTGGTATTACTTTCACACCCAAAATTATTGGCATTGTGGTGGGTTTATTGGGTGTTGCTGGAGGCGCATATATCCTGCTCAACATGGTAATGCCAGCATGGGAAACTTATCAGCAGCTACAAGGACAAGCGAATGATTTGCAAGGTCAAGTTGAGCAAAAAAAAGCCAGTGTTCAACAAATTGGCCAAGTAAAGGCGGAATTAGCCCAAGCAAAGCAACAAACCATCCAGGTTTTAAGTTTATTTGCTGATGAAAAAACCTTAGATACCCTATTACTGGATATAAATCGTTTAGTTGAATCTGGTAATGCTCAAGTTTCGGCTAATGCAGTCAGAGCCAAACTGCAAAAATTTGAGCCAGATTCTGGACGAGCAGAACCAATTAATGATGGTTCTTTCGGAACACTTGTTGATGGCAAATTGAAACGCAGTAGCATTAAAGTTGAAATTGAAGGAACTTTTGAACAAACGCAATCAATTATGCGTAATATTGAGCGTTTGCAGCCGTTGTTAATAGTTAAAGATTATCAAGGTAGATTGTCTCCAGAATCGCCGACTAATTCATCAGAGGAAGAAGAATTTATTCGGGTAGGGCCAGCAGCCATTACTACGTCTTTTGAACTACAGGCATTAATGCCACTTAATTCAGAGGAAGTTGCAGCTAAGGCTAAGGAGGCTGAAGCAGCAGCAACTCCAAAATAA
- a CDS encoding type IV pilus secretin family protein, which translates to MKQFHGNGVILGAAAFVFIAAQPASAQIAQVTGVKLNPANGGVSVVLNSSSGSRPQVFTTKRGNALVSDIINTQLRLPQGNNFREDNPAAGIAAVEVIQLDGNSIRVIVTGSNNIPTNQPVVRKANEITLSFTPSTSTASTAAPSAATPAPARPDVLVPNPQISIDGRPAPPASPSQPVNQAPPFLPRAVAPPVGDISISNTDASPTTIDLGTQERVPRLVLRDAPVREVLALLARAAGMNLAYVGGEDNKEGSTSTSQINTGATERLTYQTISLDIENEPVQDVFNYVLRLSGLEANRSGRTIFVGTKLPNSTRDLVVRNLRLNQATVPEILRVLVNLGAESAANAEPKTTRVTTDVIGTEEGSRRELAEDTNLQAQRITFIDSIPILRGLQVSGDVRTNTITLIGQPKLVEIAMSQIVPLDLRRRQVAVNVRIIDVNLLNTKDQNASFSFGIGNNFFVSDGGAASLNFGGVNPPSQSQANNSLTTPTVIPNPYSGFEGFVDPNNPIAVPGTGVGQVVIDRGRITENRPGGAAIFPGLLNGVSSDPFQTGIRSITQGTPTVTTITEVPAVPPTFDADGNLTSPGTPATTTTATTLGSPGSILTSLPSLYQYPKRLLASLQAQVQNGNAKILTDPTLIVQEGQTADVQLTQEVVGNITREITRGDGTSSETVTAEKTNVGLQLAVRVDRIDDNGFISLSVSPTVSSPQAPADINLGGGGSQRIFLVSTRSLTSGVVRLRDGQTLILSGIIQESDRTSVSKLPILGDLPLIGSLFRRTNRQNERQEVIVLLTPQIMDDTENSAYGYNYSPSPEVRQMIERRGLSVPRQ; encoded by the coding sequence GTGAAACAGTTTCACGGTAATGGTGTCATATTAGGCGCGGCTGCTTTTGTATTTATCGCAGCTCAACCAGCATCAGCCCAGATTGCTCAAGTAACTGGAGTGAAGCTCAATCCAGCTAATGGTGGAGTTAGCGTTGTTTTGAACAGTTCTTCAGGATCGCGTCCCCAAGTTTTCACCACAAAAAGAGGTAATGCTTTAGTCTCAGATATTATTAACACTCAATTGCGTTTACCCCAAGGCAATAATTTTCGTGAAGATAACCCGGCTGCGGGAATTGCTGCGGTGGAAGTTATCCAACTGGATGGTAATAGCATCCGGGTAATAGTAACTGGTAGTAATAACATCCCCACAAATCAACCTGTGGTGCGAAAGGCTAATGAAATTACTCTCAGCTTTACGCCATCTACAAGCACAGCTTCAACAGCAGCACCATCTGCTGCGACTCCAGCCCCAGCTAGGCCAGATGTTCTGGTTCCTAACCCACAAATCTCAATTGACGGCAGACCTGCGCCACCTGCTAGCCCTAGTCAACCTGTGAATCAAGCGCCGCCTTTCTTACCCAGAGCGGTCGCTCCACCAGTGGGAGATATCTCTATTTCTAATACAGATGCGTCTCCCACCACTATTGACTTAGGCACTCAGGAACGTGTTCCCCGTTTGGTCTTGAGGGATGCACCAGTACGCGAAGTTTTGGCATTGCTGGCTCGTGCGGCTGGGATGAATTTGGCTTATGTAGGAGGTGAAGACAATAAGGAAGGTTCTACTTCTACCAGTCAGATTAATACTGGTGCTACCGAAAGGCTAACATATCAAACAATCTCCCTAGATATAGAAAACGAGCCAGTGCAAGATGTCTTTAACTACGTTTTGCGCCTCAGTGGTTTAGAAGCTAACCGCAGTGGACGCACGATTTTTGTGGGGACTAAACTGCCTAATTCTACCCGCGATCTCGTGGTGCGTAACCTGAGACTTAACCAAGCAACAGTACCAGAGATTTTAAGGGTTTTAGTTAATTTGGGAGCAGAAAGTGCTGCCAATGCTGAACCTAAGACTACTAGGGTAACAACAGATGTGATAGGTACAGAAGAGGGATCGCGAAGAGAACTTGCTGAAGATACAAATCTTCAGGCTCAACGAATTACGTTTATTGACTCAATTCCTATATTGCGAGGTTTACAAGTATCAGGAGACGTGCGAACTAATACTATTACCTTAATTGGTCAGCCTAAGTTAGTTGAAATTGCGATGTCTCAAATTGTTCCGCTTGATCTCCGCCGTCGTCAAGTGGCAGTTAACGTCAGGATTATCGATGTTAACCTCTTAAATACTAAAGACCAGAATGCCAGTTTTTCCTTTGGTATTGGTAATAACTTCTTTGTCAGTGATGGTGGTGCAGCATCTCTGAACTTTGGTGGTGTTAATCCTCCTAGTCAGTCACAAGCAAATAACAGTTTAACCACCCCAACAGTTATCCCAAATCCTTATTCAGGATTTGAGGGTTTTGTTGACCCAAATAACCCAATCGCTGTCCCAGGAACTGGGGTGGGTCAAGTAGTTATTGATAGAGGGCGAATAACTGAAAATAGACCTGGAGGTGCTGCGATCTTTCCCGGTCTTCTTAATGGGGTTTCATCAGATCCATTTCAGACAGGGATTAGGAGTATTACACAAGGAACACCCACTGTCACCACCATTACTGAGGTTCCTGCTGTTCCTCCGACTTTTGATGCTGATGGTAATCTCACCAGCCCCGGTACTCCTGCTACTACAACAACTGCAACTACTCTGGGAAGCCCAGGGTCAATTTTAACTAGTCTTCCATCACTTTATCAGTACCCTAAACGACTTCTCGCGAGTTTGCAAGCTCAAGTCCAAAATGGCAATGCCAAAATTTTGACCGACCCCACCTTAATTGTGCAAGAAGGTCAAACAGCTGACGTTCAATTAACTCAAGAAGTTGTGGGTAATATCACAAGGGAAATAACTCGTGGTGATGGCACTTCTTCAGAAACAGTTACAGCTGAGAAAACAAATGTAGGTTTACAGCTGGCTGTGAGAGTTGATCGAATTGATGATAATGGTTTTATCTCGCTTTCTGTGTCTCCAACTGTTTCATCTCCTCAAGCTCCAGCCGACATTAATTTGGGTGGTGGTGGTAGCCAAAGAATATTTTTGGTTTCAACACGTTCCCTTACTTCTGGTGTAGTTCGCCTGCGAGATGGTCAGACGCTAATTCTCTCAGGTATTATTCAAGAGTCAGACCGCACAAGTGTTTCTAAGCTTCCTATTTTGGGTGATCTTCCTCTGATTGGTTCGCTGTTTAGAAGAACAAACCGACAAAATGAGCGTCAGGAGGTGATTGTGCTACTCACACCTCAAATTATGGATGATACTGAAAACTCGGCTTATGGCTATAATTACAGCCCCAGCCCAGAGGTACGGCAAATGATTGAGCGTCGTGGGTTGAGTGTGCCGAGACAGTAA